From the genome of Phreatobacter cathodiphilus, one region includes:
- a CDS encoding ABC transporter permease, which yields MTAHSPDTTATLGADGGAVDGGKRRVGLWRLIRRYPTIAIGGFLVAAVILMAIFAPFLGTTDPTAISTRLRTREPSAQFWFGTDMLGRDIYSRVLYGARVSLVVGFSVAILASVLGLMVGLVAGFIRAADAVIMRVMDGIMSIPSILLAVALMALTRGSVGNVILAITIAEVPRVARLVRGVVLSLREQPYVDAGVAAGTRTPMIILKHILPNTLAPIIVQATYICASAMITEAILSFIGAGTPPIIPSWGNIMAEGRALWQVKFYIVLIPAIFLSITVLAVNLLGDGLRDALDPRLAKQF from the coding sequence TTGACCGCGCATAGCCCCGATACAACCGCAACCCTCGGCGCCGACGGCGGCGCCGTCGACGGCGGCAAGCGCCGCGTCGGCCTCTGGCGCCTCATCCGCCGCTATCCCACCATTGCCATCGGCGGCTTCCTGGTGGCGGCGGTCATCCTCATGGCCATCTTCGCGCCCTTCCTCGGCACCACCGACCCGACGGCGATCTCGACGCGCCTGCGCACCCGCGAGCCCTCGGCGCAGTTCTGGTTCGGCACCGACATGCTCGGCCGCGACATCTATTCCCGCGTGCTCTACGGCGCCCGCGTCTCGCTGGTGGTCGGCTTCTCGGTGGCCATCCTCGCCTCCGTCCTCGGCCTGATGGTCGGCCTCGTCGCCGGCTTCATCCGCGCGGCGGACGCCGTCATCATGCGCGTCATGGACGGCATCATGTCGATCCCCTCCATCCTGCTCGCCGTGGCGCTGATGGCGCTGACGCGCGGCTCGGTCGGCAACGTCATCCTCGCCATCACCATCGCCGAGGTGCCGCGCGTCGCCCGCCTGGTGCGCGGCGTGGTGCTGTCCCTGCGCGAACAGCCCTATGTCGATGCTGGCGTGGCGGCCGGCACCCGCACGCCGATGATCATCCTCAAGCACATCCTGCCGAACACGCTCGCCCCCATCATCGTCCAGGCGACCTATATCTGCGCCTCGGCAATGATCACCGAGGCGATCCTCTCCTTCATCGGTGCCGGCACCCCGCCCATCATTCCCTCCTGGGGGAACATCATGGCCGAGGGCCGGGCGCTCTGGCAGGTGAAGTTCTACATCGTGCTGATCCCGGCCATCTTCCTGTCGATCACCGTCCTCGCCGTGAACCTTCTCGGCGACGGCCTGCGCGACGCCCTCGATCCCCGCCTCGCCAAGCAGTTCTGA
- a CDS encoding LysE family translocator, producing the protein MTLSGFLLFCGVYAMATFSPGPAVAAIVARTLAVGLRRTAPFILGIVAGDLVWFALVALGLAALAQNAQPLFLAIKYAGVAYLLWLAWKLWTAPAAAPQESPAARGEGWKLFLGGLALTMGNAKVMVFFVSILPLVVDLGTLTPLLAAELAVVMMAILSTAMWTYALAAARARRFIASPRAMRMVNRGTGAVVAGAAVAVAARG; encoded by the coding sequence ATGACCCTCTCCGGCTTCCTGCTCTTCTGCGGCGTGTACGCCATGGCGACCTTCTCGCCGGGGCCGGCCGTGGCGGCCATCGTGGCGCGCACCCTGGCGGTGGGGCTGAGGCGCACCGCGCCCTTCATCCTCGGCATCGTCGCCGGCGACCTCGTCTGGTTCGCCCTGGTCGCGCTCGGCCTCGCCGCCCTCGCCCAGAACGCCCAGCCGCTGTTCCTCGCCATCAAATATGCCGGCGTCGCCTATCTGCTCTGGCTCGCCTGGAAGCTCTGGACCGCGCCCGCCGCCGCCCCGCAGGAATCACCCGCCGCGCGCGGCGAGGGCTGGAAGCTCTTCCTCGGCGGCCTCGCCCTGACCATGGGCAATGCCAAGGTCATGGTCTTCTTCGTCTCGATCCTGCCGCTGGTGGTGGACCTCGGTACCCTCACGCCGCTGCTCGCGGCGGAGCTCGCCGTGGTGATGATGGCGATTCTCTCCACGGCCATGTGGACCTATGCCCTGGCCGCCGCCCGCGCCCGGCGCTTCATCGCCAGCCCGCGCGCCATGCGCATGGTCAACCGCGGCACCGGCGCGGTGGTGGCCGGCGCCGCCGTGGCGGTCGCGGCGCGGGGGTAG
- a CDS encoding ABC transporter substrate-binding protein: protein MDRRTFIKAGAGAGLVAASGGLAVPALSQSAAAKTLRFVPQANLANFDPIWGTQYVVRNAAALVWDTLYGVDNTLTPQRQMVESEEVSSDGLTWTFKLRPGLKFHDGAPVLAKDCVASLTRWSARDPMGLMIKAIQKELVAVDDRTFRWVLSRPYPKMLLALGKNNSPCSFIMPERIAKTDPFQQITEYIGSGPMKFLRNEWVPGAKAVFERFTDYVPRAEPASWLAGGKRMMLDRIEWIIMPDAGTASAALQSGEIDWWETPISDLIPILRRNRNIKLDIADPLGNIGTFRMNHLHAPFDNVKARRAILMAMDQEDYMRAIVGSDDNLWKRLPGFFTPGTQLYTEEGGEILKGPRNIEGAKKLLAEAGYNGEKVVCVVAQDLAFVKAQGDVTHDLLKKLGMNVDFVATDWGTVGARRAQKTPPSQGGWNVFHSWHAGADCVNPASYTAVRANGAGAWFGWPESKEVEDQVTAWFDAPTLDAEKAVIGKLNKAALDHVVFAPTGFFQNYQAWRSNVTGIAPAPLPFFWGVSKS from the coding sequence ATGGACCGCAGAACCTTCATCAAGGCGGGAGCCGGCGCCGGCCTCGTCGCCGCCTCGGGCGGCCTCGCCGTTCCGGCCTTGTCCCAGAGCGCGGCGGCGAAGACGCTGCGCTTCGTGCCGCAGGCCAATCTCGCCAATTTCGATCCGATCTGGGGCACCCAGTACGTGGTGCGCAATGCCGCGGCCCTCGTCTGGGATACGCTCTACGGCGTCGACAACACGCTCACCCCGCAGCGCCAGATGGTGGAATCCGAGGAGGTTTCCTCCGACGGGCTCACCTGGACCTTCAAGCTGCGTCCGGGCCTGAAGTTCCACGACGGCGCACCGGTCCTCGCCAAGGACTGCGTCGCCTCGCTCACCCGCTGGTCGGCCCGCGACCCGATGGGCCTGATGATCAAGGCCATCCAGAAGGAACTGGTGGCGGTGGACGACCGCACGTTCCGCTGGGTGCTCTCGCGCCCCTATCCGAAGATGCTGCTGGCGCTGGGCAAGAACAATTCGCCCTGCTCCTTCATCATGCCGGAGCGCATCGCCAAGACCGATCCGTTCCAGCAGATCACCGAATATATCGGCTCCGGCCCGATGAAATTCCTGCGCAACGAGTGGGTCCCCGGCGCCAAGGCGGTGTTCGAGCGCTTCACCGACTACGTGCCGCGCGCAGAGCCGGCCTCCTGGCTCGCCGGCGGCAAGCGCATGATGCTCGACCGCATCGAGTGGATCATCATGCCCGATGCCGGCACCGCCTCGGCGGCGCTGCAGTCGGGCGAGATCGACTGGTGGGAGACGCCGATCTCCGACCTCATCCCGATCCTGCGCCGCAACCGGAACATCAAGCTCGACATCGCCGACCCGCTCGGCAACATCGGCACCTTCCGCATGAACCACCTCCACGCGCCCTTCGACAACGTCAAGGCGCGGCGCGCCATCCTCATGGCCATGGACCAGGAGGACTACATGCGCGCCATCGTCGGCTCCGACGACAACCTGTGGAAGCGCCTGCCCGGCTTCTTCACGCCGGGCACCCAGCTCTACACGGAGGAGGGCGGCGAGATCCTCAAGGGCCCGCGCAACATCGAGGGCGCCAAGAAGCTGCTCGCCGAGGCCGGCTACAACGGCGAGAAGGTCGTCTGCGTCGTCGCCCAGGACCTCGCCTTCGTGAAGGCGCAGGGCGACGTCACCCACGATCTCCTGAAGAAGCTCGGCATGAACGTCGACTTCGTCGCCACCGACTGGGGGACGGTGGGCGCCCGCCGCGCCCAGAAGACGCCGCCGAGCCAGGGGGGCTGGAACGTGTTCCACTCCTGGCACGCGGGCGCCGACTGCGTGAACCCGGCCTCCTACACGGCGGTGCGCGCCAACGGCGCCGGCGCCTGGTTCGGCTGGCCGGAATCCAAGGAGGTCGAGGACCAGGTCACCGCCTGGTTCGACGCCCCGACCCTGGACGCGGAGAAGGCGGTCATCGGCAAGCTCAACAAGGCCGCGCTCGACCACGTGGTCTTCGCGCCCACCGGCTTCTTCCAGAACTACCAGGCCTGGCGCAGCAACGTCACCGGCATCGCGCCGGCGCCGCTGCCCTTCTTCTGGGGCGTCTCCAAGTCCTGA
- a CDS encoding Tim44/TimA family putative adaptor protein, with protein sequence MSNVFDIYTIIFLALAVFIFFRLRSVLGTKTGHERDPFQPRDNNLPPAGRPPAPGGEVIPMPARNGAPPVPMPADPAAPRWGDMAPAGTPLARGFDAIAARDPSFEPAGFVGGARAAYEMIVLAFAGGDRKTLRDLLAKDVFEGFEAAIRDRETRGEQVETRFVGIEKAEIVDAQVRGDQAQVTMKFVSQLVTATRDRAGAVIDGSPERVTDVTDVWTFARNVTDRDPNWRLIATEAGG encoded by the coding sequence ATGAGCAACGTGTTCGACATCTACACGATCATCTTCCTCGCCCTTGCGGTGTTCATCTTCTTCCGCCTGCGCAGCGTGCTGGGGACGAAGACCGGGCACGAGCGCGATCCGTTCCAGCCGCGTGACAACAACCTGCCGCCCGCCGGCCGGCCCCCCGCTCCCGGCGGCGAGGTCATTCCGATGCCGGCCCGCAACGGCGCACCGCCCGTCCCCATGCCGGCCGATCCCGCCGCCCCGCGCTGGGGCGACATGGCCCCCGCCGGCACGCCGCTCGCCCGCGGCTTCGACGCCATCGCCGCCCGCGATCCCTCCTTCGAGCCGGCAGGCTTCGTCGGCGGTGCCCGCGCCGCCTATGAGATGATCGTGCTGGCCTTCGCCGGCGGCGACCGCAAGACCCTGCGCGACCTCCTCGCCAAGGACGTCTTCGAGGGTTTCGAGGCGGCCATCCGCGACCGCGAGACCCGCGGCGAGCAGGTCGAGACCCGCTTCGTCGGCATTGAGAAGGCCGAGATCGTCGACGCCCAGGTCCGCGGCGACCAGGCGCAGGTGACGATGAAGTTCGTCTCCCAGCTCGTGACCGCCACCCGCGACCGCGCCGGCGCCGTGATCGACGGCTCGCCCGAGCGCGTCACCGACGTGACGGACGTGTGGACCTTCGCCCGCAACGTCACCGACCGCGATCCGAACTGGCGCCTGATCGCCACCGAAGCGGGCGGCTGA
- the trhA gene encoding PAQR family membrane homeostasis protein TrhA has product MTDGRPQGMTWHYDRAEMVADGVIHVLGAVFALFAAGALIGVALYRAELATISSLAVYAASLVAVIGCSAAYNMWPVSRTKWILRRFDHAAIFMLIAGTYTPFMVHVATPTAHAMLAAVWIAGFAGAALKLFAPGRYDRVTVFLYLAIAWSGVIVAHQVFAVLPTAAIVLLVVGGLIYSAGVVFHLWHSLRFQNAIWHGFVLVAAGCQYAAVLNGVLLGA; this is encoded by the coding sequence ATGACGGACGGCCGGCCGCAGGGCATGACCTGGCACTATGACCGCGCGGAAATGGTCGCCGACGGCGTCATCCACGTGCTCGGTGCCGTCTTCGCGCTCTTTGCCGCGGGGGCGCTGATCGGCGTCGCCCTCTACCGGGCCGAGCTCGCCACCATCTCGTCCCTGGCGGTCTATGCCGCGAGCCTCGTCGCGGTCATCGGCTGCTCGGCCGCCTACAACATGTGGCCGGTGTCGCGCACCAAGTGGATCCTGCGCCGCTTCGACCATGCCGCCATCTTCATGCTGATCGCCGGCACCTACACACCCTTCATGGTGCACGTCGCCACCCCCACCGCACACGCCATGCTGGCGGCGGTGTGGATCGCCGGCTTTGCCGGGGCGGCGCTGAAGCTCTTCGCCCCCGGCCGCTACGACCGCGTCACCGTCTTCCTCTACCTCGCCATCGCCTGGAGCGGCGTCATCGTCGCCCACCAGGTCTTCGCCGTTCTGCCGACGGCGGCCATCGTGCTGCTGGTGGTGGGCGGGCTCATCTATTCGGCCGGGGTGGTCTTCCACCTCTGGCACTCCCTGCGCTTCCAGAACGCCATCTGGCACGGCTTCGTCCTCGTCGCCGCCGGCTGCCAGTATGCGGCGGTGCTGAACGGCGTCCTGCTCGGCGCCTGA
- a CDS encoding Smr/MutS family protein, with translation MSRRPRTLSAEDRRLWTHVAAGVKPLDPARAIAPPADPEPAPAPAADKPARPPAAARSIVPAVPPPPPLAALEKGLKRKLARGRRDADARIDLHGLTQDAAHRRLIAFLRQSQAAGHGLVIVITGKGAPKRLRELDEDAFRPDPYAARGVLRRVVPQWLALPEMRSLVIGFEEASVGHGGAGALYVRIRRP, from the coding sequence GTGAGCCGCCGCCCGCGCACCCTCTCGGCGGAGGACCGCCGGCTCTGGACCCATGTGGCGGCGGGCGTGAAGCCGCTCGACCCCGCCCGCGCCATCGCGCCGCCCGCCGATCCGGAACCCGCGCCGGCGCCCGCCGCGGACAAGCCGGCGCGCCCGCCGGCCGCGGCCCGCTCCATCGTTCCCGCCGTGCCGCCTCCGCCGCCGCTGGCGGCGCTGGAGAAGGGCCTGAAGCGCAAGCTCGCCCGCGGCCGGCGCGACGCCGACGCCCGCATCGACCTTCACGGCCTGACCCAGGACGCGGCCCATCGGCGGCTCATCGCCTTCCTGCGCCAGTCGCAGGCGGCCGGCCACGGCCTCGTCATCGTCATCACCGGCAAGGGCGCGCCGAAGCGGCTGCGCGAACTCGACGAGGACGCCTTCAGGCCCGATCCCTATGCCGCCCGCGGCGTGCTGCGCCGGGTGGTGCCGCAATGGCTGGCCCTCCCGGAGATGCGGTCGCTGGTGATCGGCTTCGAGGAGGCCTCCGTCGGACATGGCGGGGCGGGCGCGCTCTATGTCCGCATCCGCCGGCCCTGA
- a CDS encoding ABC transporter permease has translation MFVYVVRRIVATIPVMAVVALFVFSLLYIAPGDPAAVIAGDQATPADVEKIRQSLGLDRPFLIRFGEWVWQIARFDLGTSIFTGLPVTQLIAQRIEPTLSLMVVTLILAVSVAVPLGVLSAWKAGTVIDRGIMAFAVFGFSVPVFVVGYILAYVFALELDWLPVQGYTPIAQGLWPWLQNLILPAIALGMVYVALIARITRATMMEVLQQDYIRTARAKGIGQRGVLFLHALKNAAVPIITVIGIGVALLIGGAVVTESVFAIPGLGRLTVDAILRRDYPVIQGLVLLFSFVYVLVNLAVDLVYTLVDPRIRY, from the coding sequence ATGTTCGTTTATGTTGTCCGCCGCATCGTCGCGACGATTCCCGTCATGGCCGTCGTGGCGCTGTTCGTCTTTTCGCTGCTCTACATAGCCCCCGGCGATCCCGCGGCGGTGATCGCCGGCGACCAGGCGACCCCCGCCGACGTCGAGAAGATCCGCCAGAGCCTCGGCCTCGACCGGCCCTTCCTCATCCGCTTCGGCGAATGGGTCTGGCAGATCGCCCGCTTCGACCTCGGCACCTCCATCTTCACCGGCCTGCCGGTCACCCAGCTCATCGCCCAGCGCATCGAGCCGACGCTCTCGCTCATGGTGGTGACGCTGATCCTCGCCGTCTCGGTGGCCGTACCGCTCGGCGTCCTCTCGGCCTGGAAGGCGGGAACCGTCATCGACCGCGGCATCATGGCCTTCGCCGTCTTCGGCTTCTCGGTGCCGGTCTTCGTCGTCGGCTACATCCTCGCCTACGTCTTCGCCCTCGAGCTCGACTGGCTTCCCGTGCAGGGCTACACGCCGATCGCCCAGGGGCTCTGGCCCTGGCTGCAGAACCTGATCCTGCCGGCCATCGCCCTGGGAATGGTCTATGTGGCGCTGATCGCCCGCATCACCCGCGCCACCATGATGGAGGTCCTTCAGCAGGACTACATCCGCACGGCGCGGGCCAAGGGCATCGGCCAGCGCGGCGTGCTCTTCCTGCACGCGCTGAAGAACGCCGCGGTGCCGATCATCACCGTCATCGGCATCGGCGTGGCGCTGCTGATCGGCGGCGCCGTGGTCACCGAGAGCGTCTTCGCCATTCCCGGCCTCGGCCGCCTGACGGTGGATGCCATCCTGAGGCGCGACTATCCCGTCATCCAGGGCCTCGTCCTGCTGTTCTCCTTCGTCTACGTCCTGGTCAACCTCGCCGTTGATCTCGTCTACACGCTCGTCGATCCGAGGATCCGCTATTGA
- the pcaH gene encoding protocatechuate 3,4-dioxygenase subunit beta produces MALVLPRGSTAAHPPSLHPAYTSTVLRAPQQPLVLVPHTLTELTGPVYGHGKVRDSDADLTAQHAGEPLGERIIVSGRVLDEDGRPVPNALVELWQANSAGRYVHVRDQHPAPLDPNFTGAGRYLTAEDGRYRFTTVRPGAYPWRNHHNAWRPAHIHFSVFGPTFLSRLVTQMYFPGDPLFPYDPIFNGIPDAKARERLIARFDLETTQPEWALGYQFDIVLRGREATPTEEPHEH; encoded by the coding sequence ATGGCCCTGGTTCTGCCCCGCGGCTCCACGGCGGCCCATCCGCCGAGCCTGCATCCCGCCTATACGAGCACCGTGCTGCGCGCGCCGCAGCAGCCGCTCGTCCTCGTGCCGCACACGCTCACCGAACTCACGGGCCCGGTCTATGGCCACGGCAAGGTGCGCGACAGCGACGCCGACCTCACCGCCCAGCATGCCGGCGAGCCGCTGGGCGAGCGCATCATCGTCTCCGGCCGCGTGCTGGACGAGGACGGCCGCCCGGTGCCGAACGCCCTGGTCGAGCTGTGGCAGGCCAATTCCGCCGGCCGCTACGTCCATGTGCGCGACCAGCACCCCGCCCCGCTGGATCCGAATTTCACCGGCGCCGGGCGCTATCTCACGGCTGAGGACGGCCGCTACCGCTTCACCACGGTGCGGCCGGGCGCCTATCCCTGGCGCAACCACCACAATGCCTGGCGGCCGGCCCATATCCACTTCTCGGTCTTCGGCCCGACCTTCCTGTCGCGGCTGGTCACCCAGATGTATTTCCCCGGCGACCCGCTCTTTCCCTACGACCCGATCTTCAACGGCATTCCCGACGCGAAGGCGCGGGAGCGGCTGATCGCCCGCTTCGACCTCGAGACGACCCAGCCGGAATGGGCGCTGGGCTACCAGTTCGACATCGTGCTGCGCGGCCGCGAGGCGACGCCGACGGAGGAACCGCATGAGCACTGA
- the mltA gene encoding murein transglycosylase A, which produces MSNRPLSAMAVPVLALAVLAAAALAPSAPARAGSNDLLLLLPRPAPVAPAPEEPASEPAAPTAEAPAVPPSAEAAPTPPLADGGFAPPPPHASGFPFVFPETWSEAVGFESLPGWAEDRQDLTLAAFRRSCRPILASRAPPRASPDVWRALRDICPRALALPDPVDAAAARAFFEAEFRPLRIARFGERIEEDGFLTGYYEPEVLASREKTEAFSAPFLTRPDDLSSARGRTAGFDARSGAGRWVGGRFLPYFDRAEIEQGALDGRGLEIAWARDQTDVMFTQIQGSARLRFPDGGTLRIGYAAHNGHRYVPVGRVMIERGLATREQMSMDFIRTWMAENPEAARDVRWQNRSYVFFQVKGELSAEEGPVGAQGVPVTDWRTIAVDRNVHAYGTPVFISAMLPTGQAETGEPFRRLMVMQDTGSAIVGPARGDLYLGTGVEAGSTAGRIRHRADWYVLLPKALSPEAAAVPVPEPRPETAP; this is translated from the coding sequence ATGAGCAACCGCCCGCTCTCCGCCATGGCCGTCCCGGTTCTGGCGCTCGCGGTGCTCGCGGCGGCCGCCCTGGCGCCCTCCGCGCCGGCTCGCGCCGGCTCCAACGACCTGCTGCTCCTGCTGCCGCGTCCCGCGCCGGTGGCGCCCGCTCCCGAAGAGCCGGCCTCCGAGCCCGCCGCGCCGACCGCCGAGGCTCCGGCCGTGCCGCCGTCTGCCGAGGCGGCCCCCACCCCACCCCTCGCCGACGGCGGTTTCGCGCCGCCCCCGCCCCATGCCTCCGGCTTCCCCTTCGTCTTTCCCGAGACCTGGAGCGAGGCGGTCGGCTTCGAGAGCCTGCCCGGCTGGGCCGAGGACCGCCAGGACCTGACGCTCGCCGCCTTCCGCCGCTCCTGCCGCCCGATCCTCGCCTCGCGCGCGCCGCCGCGCGCCTCGCCGGACGTCTGGCGGGCCCTGCGCGACATCTGCCCGCGGGCGCTCGCGCTGCCCGATCCGGTCGACGCCGCCGCGGCCCGCGCCTTCTTCGAGGCGGAGTTCCGGCCCCTCCGCATCGCCCGCTTCGGCGAGAGGATCGAGGAGGACGGCTTTCTCACCGGCTATTACGAGCCGGAGGTGCTGGCGTCCCGCGAGAAGACCGAGGCCTTCTCCGCCCCCTTCCTGACTCGCCCCGACGACCTCTCCTCCGCCCGCGGCCGCACCGCCGGCTTCGACGCCCGCTCCGGCGCCGGACGCTGGGTGGGCGGGCGCTTCCTGCCCTATTTCGACCGGGCGGAGATCGAGCAGGGTGCCCTCGACGGCCGCGGCCTGGAGATCGCCTGGGCCCGCGACCAGACCGACGTCATGTTCACCCAGATCCAGGGCTCGGCCCGCCTGCGCTTTCCCGACGGCGGCACGCTGCGCATCGGCTATGCCGCCCACAACGGCCATCGCTACGTGCCGGTGGGCCGCGTCATGATCGAGCGGGGCCTGGCCACCCGCGAGCAGATGTCGATGGACTTCATCCGCACCTGGATGGCCGAGAACCCGGAAGCCGCCCGCGACGTGCGCTGGCAGAACCGCTCCTACGTCTTCTTCCAGGTGAAGGGCGAGCTCTCCGCCGAGGAGGGGCCGGTGGGCGCCCAGGGCGTGCCGGTGACCGACTGGCGCACCATCGCGGTGGACCGCAACGTCCACGCCTACGGCACGCCGGTCTTCATCAGCGCCATGCTGCCGACGGGGCAGGCGGAAACCGGCGAGCCCTTCCGCCGCCTCATGGTGATGCAGGACACCGGCTCGGCCATCGTCGGCCCGGCGCGCGGCGACCTCTATCTCGGCACCGGCGTGGAGGCCGGCTCGACGGCGGGCCGCATCCGACACCGCGCCGACTGGTACGTGCTGCTGCCGAAGGCCCTGTCGCCCGAGGCCGCCGCCGTGCCGGTTCCCGAGCCGCGCCCGGAGACCGCGCCGTGA
- the pcaG gene encoding protocatechuate 3,4-dioxygenase subunit alpha has translation MSTDSAGGRPEGISPSQTVGPFFHYGLTPGKAYSHVPVSVDGQVAEPGTPGEKIVLTGRVIDGAGEPVPDAMLEIWQADADGRYAHPNDGRARQSNSFMGFGRSDTDAQGTYRFVTVRPGRVPGPGGGEQAPHILVAVFGRGMLKQLFTRVYFEDEASNAEDPILALVPEARRGTLIARKNGHTFTLDIRLQGEGETVFFDV, from the coding sequence ATGAGCACTGACAGCGCGGGCGGCCGCCCCGAGGGTATCTCGCCGTCGCAGACGGTGGGTCCCTTCTTCCATTACGGCCTCACCCCCGGGAAGGCCTATTCCCACGTGCCCGTCTCCGTCGACGGCCAGGTGGCGGAACCGGGAACGCCGGGCGAGAAAATCGTCCTCACCGGCCGCGTCATCGACGGTGCCGGCGAGCCCGTGCCCGACGCCATGCTGGAGATCTGGCAGGCGGACGCCGACGGGCGCTACGCCCATCCGAATGACGGCCGGGCGCGACAGAGCAACAGCTTCATGGGGTTCGGCCGCTCCGACACGGACGCCCAGGGCACCTATCGCTTCGTCACGGTCCGGCCCGGCCGGGTGCCGGGCCCCGGCGGCGGCGAGCAGGCGCCGCACATCCTCGTCGCGGTGTTCGGGCGGGGCATGCTGAAGCAGCTCTTCACGCGCGTCTATTTCGAGGACGAGGCGTCGAACGCCGAGGATCCGATCCTGGCGCTGGTGCCCGAGGCGCGTCGCGGAACGCTGATCGCTCGGAAGAACGGCCACACCTTCACCCTCGACATCCGCCTGCAGGGCGAGGGCGAGACGGTGTTCTTCGACGTGTGA
- the pcaF gene encoding 3-oxoadipyl-CoA thiolase gives MADVFICDAVRTPIGRYGGALAKVRADDLAAVPLKALLARHPGIAGAIDEIVFGCANQAGEDNRNVARMASLLAGLPDSVPAMTVNRLCASGLDAVGAAARAVKAGDIDLAIAGGVESMTRAPFVMGKAGEAFSRSAEIFDTTIGWRFINPLMKTQYGVDSMPETGENVAEEFQVSREAQDAFALASQQKAGRAMASGYFAEEIVPVEIPGGRAGPTIVDRDEHPRPETTAEGLAKLKAFVRQPGTVTAGNASGVNDGACAMIIASAAAVEKYGLTPRARILGAASAGVPPRIMGIGPIPAVKKLVERLGIKVSDFDVIELNEAFASQGIAVLRGIGVPEDADHVNPNGGAIALGHPLGMSGARIAATAVHQLEKTGGRYGLATMCVGVGQGVALAVERVQ, from the coding sequence ATGGCCGATGTCTTCATCTGCGACGCGGTGCGCACCCCCATCGGCCGCTACGGCGGCGCGCTCGCCAAGGTCCGCGCCGACGATCTCGCCGCCGTGCCGCTGAAGGCGCTCCTCGCCCGCCATCCCGGCATTGCCGGCGCCATCGACGAGATCGTCTTCGGCTGCGCCAACCAGGCCGGCGAGGACAACCGCAACGTCGCCCGCATGGCCTCGCTGCTGGCGGGCCTGCCCGACAGCGTTCCCGCCATGACCGTCAACCGGCTCTGCGCCTCGGGTCTCGATGCGGTTGGAGCCGCAGCCAGGGCGGTGAAGGCCGGCGACATCGACCTCGCCATCGCCGGCGGCGTCGAGAGCATGACGCGGGCGCCCTTCGTCATGGGCAAGGCGGGGGAGGCCTTCTCCCGCTCCGCCGAGATCTTCGACACCACCATCGGCTGGCGTTTCATCAATCCGCTGATGAAGACCCAGTACGGCGTCGATTCCATGCCCGAGACCGGCGAGAACGTCGCCGAGGAGTTCCAGGTGTCGCGCGAGGCGCAGGATGCCTTCGCGCTGGCATCGCAGCAGAAGGCGGGCAGGGCCATGGCCTCGGGCTATTTCGCCGAGGAGATCGTGCCGGTCGAGATTCCCGGCGGCAGGGCCGGCCCCACCATCGTCGACAGGGACGAGCATCCGCGGCCCGAGACCACGGCCGAGGGCCTCGCCAAGCTGAAGGCCTTCGTGCGCCAGCCGGGCACGGTCACCGCCGGCAACGCCTCCGGCGTCAACGACGGTGCCTGCGCCATGATCATCGCCTCGGCCGCGGCGGTGGAGAAATACGGCCTCACCCCGCGTGCCCGCATCCTCGGCGCGGCGTCCGCCGGCGTGCCGCCGCGGATCATGGGCATCGGCCCGATCCCGGCGGTGAAGAAGCTGGTCGAGCGGCTCGGCATCAAGGTGTCGGACTTTGACGTCATCGAGCTCAACGAGGCCTTCGCCAGCCAGGGCATCGCCGTGCTGCGGGGCATCGGCGTGCCGGAGGATGCGGACCACGTGAACCCCAACGGCGGGGCCATCGCGCTGGGACATCCGCTCGGCATGTCGGGAGCGCGCATCGCCGCCACCGCCGTGCACCAGCTCGAGAAGACCGGCGGCCGCTACGGCCTCGCCACCATGTGCGTCGGCGTCGGCCAGGGCGTGGCGCTGGCGGTCGAGCGCGTGCAATAG